The Pontibacter sp. SGAir0037 DNA segment AAAGAACCTGGCCACGAAGTAGTAGAAAACGAATTCCTGAATAATCGGGATAAAGTGTTTACGATGTAAAACAAGACGCAGGGTATAAGACTTACTTTAAACACTTAGTAAATGGCAGAAATAAAAAAGCCTTTTGTCTGATATCCTCAGTCTATAAAAAAATAATCTTTTAACCATAAAACTAGCTAAAACAAAATGGCAACTATCAATTTTGGAGGAGTAGACGAAACAGTAATCACCCGTGACGAATTTCCTCTTTCTAAAGCACGTGAAGTCCTTAAAGATGAAGTAATCGCAGTAATTGGTTATGGTGTGCAAGGCCCTGGACAAGCCCTTAACATGCGAGACAATGGATTTAATGTGATAGTTGGACAGCGTAAAGATTCTCCATCGTGGGAGAGAGCTATAAGTGATGGCTTTGTAGAAGGTGAAACATTATTCTCGATAGAGGAAGCGGCTGAGCGTGGCACCATCATCTGTAACCTGCTTTCGGATGCCGGTCAGATTGCGGTTTGGCCAACGCTGAAAGAAAAGCTTACACCTGGCAAAACGCTTTATTTTTCTCATGGCTTCGGCATCACCTTTAAAGAGCAAACCAATATTATACCGCCAGCGGATGTGGATGTGATTCTGGTGGCGCCAAAAGGCAGCGGTACCAGCTTGCGCAGGTTATTTTTGGCTGGAGGCGGACTTAACTCCTCGTTTGCTGTTTTCCAGGATGCGTCCGGTAAAGCATTCGAAAAGGCTGTAGCTATGGGAATAGGTGTGGGCTCCGGTTACCTGTTCGAAACCGATTTCAAAAAAGAAGTATACAGCGACTTAACTGGTGAGCGCGGTGTATTAATGGGTGCGCTGGCAGGTATTATCGAGGCACAGTACCAGGTATTACGTCAGCGTGGCCATTCTCCTTCAGAGGCATTTAACGAAACAGTAGAAGAACTGACACAAAGCCTGGTGCCACTGGTAGGTGAAAACGGCATGGACTGGATGTTCTCCAACTGCTCTGTAACAGCACAGCGCGGTGCCCTGGATTGGAAAGGGAAGTTCAGAGAAGCTACACTGCCGGTACTAAACGAGCTATACGATAGCGTTGCTTCCGGAAAAGAAGCAGAGCGTACCATCCAGAGAGGTTCTACACCTGGTTACCGCCAGGAACTGGAAGCAGAGCTGAAAGAGGTACGTGATTCAGAATTATGGCAAACAGGAGCTGTTGTGAGAAAGCTCCGCTCTAAGTAATAAATTCAATGGATAAAGATATAGTGCTGGATACGGTAGTTTCGGTAGGCAATGTAGAGCGGGCGGCAAGAAACCTGCGAGGCGTTATCTCTAAAACCCCTCTGCTGCAGAACCTGTGGCTTTCGCAAACTTATAATGCCGATGTGTACCTGAAGCGGGAAGACCTGCAGGTGGTGCGTTCTTATAAGATTCGGGGAGCCTACAATAAGATTTCAACGCTTACTCCGGAGGAGAGCGAAAAGGAGATTGTATGCTCCAGTGCCGGAAATCATGCACAGGGTGTGGCTTATGCATGCCAGTTACTCGGTATTAAAGGCTATATCTTTATGCCAGCCAATACACCTGCCCAAAAGGTAAACAAGGTGCGCATGTTTGGCAAAGACAAGGTAGAGATTGTGCTCACAGGCGCTACCTACGACGATACCTTTAAAGCCGCCAAAACTTTCTGCGACGAGCGTGGCAGTACTTTTATTCCGCCTTTCGACGATATGGCCATTGTAGAAGGACAGGCTACCGTTGGGCTGGAGATATTACGCGATGCTTCTTTTTCTATTGATTACCTGTTTATGCCGATTGGAGGCGGTGGTTTAGCAGCTGGTGTATCCAGCATATTTAAACAGATAAGTCCTCAAACAAAGCTGATAGGTGTGCAGCCCTTAGGGGCACCTTCTATGTACAAATCAATTAAAGAGAATAAGAGGCAGGTGCTGGAAACAATTGATAGCTTTGTAGATGGCGCAGCGGTAAAGTCTCCGGGGGAGCTAACCTTCGAAATATGCAAAGAGCTTCTGGATGATATTGTACTGGTGCCCGAAGGGCAGATATGCGAAGATATCCTGAAGATGTACAACGAAGAAGGTGTGGTATTGGAGCCTGCCGGTACGCTGAGTATTTCTGCGCTGAAAGCTTATGCCGAGCAGATTGCAGGAAAAAATATAGTGTGTGTGGTAAGTGGCAGCAACAACGATATCACCCGAATGGAGGATATAAAGGAGCGGGCTATGCAGCACCAGGGGCTTAAGCACTACTTTATGGTAACGTTTAGTCAAAAGCCTGGTGCGCTCAGAACTTTTGTAAACAAGGTGTTGCACCCCGACGATGACATTATTCATTTCCAGTACATCAAAAAGAACAACAAAGAAAAAGGTCCTGTTTTTATAGGTGTGGAAGTAAAGCAGCCCCACGATGTAGAGGCCATTAAAGCCCGCATGTCGGAAGAAGGTTTTACTTACGAGTATCTGAACGGTAAACAAGACTTCCTGAACCTATTAGTTTAGTTAAGTAGTTTAGTTTAGTTTTGAGTGAAAGCCCTGCCTGGTGAAAACCAGGTGGGGCTTAGCTTTTTTTACCGATGAGTTCCGACAATTTCTCCTGATAAGCTTCCGCAGCATTTGTATATTGTATTATAGGATAATGCCTGTTCCCATTCGTTTGATTCAGCTTTAATTATATACTGCTGGAATATAAAATAAAGCTGTTGAAAGCAGTGTTTGAATGTGCTGATATTATATTGAAATTCAGTAATTTAGCTATATTAGCTTGCGCTTGTGTTTCAGGTTAATAATTTCCGGCTATTGAGGCGTGCAGGAGGAATATTACCAGATATAATGCAGATAAGCCGATTAAACTTCCGTTTAGCTAGATGTTAGGCGAATTTTGTCCTCAAACTTATGAAATCAAAGTATGTTTTAATTGTAACGTTTTTTATCACTCTATTATACGCCGATAAAGCGAAGCCTCAGTCGATACAAAACAGCAACCGACTCCAGGCTGATAATAGGGAAACATATATCATTAAAAATGTGAACATCATCCCGATGACTATAGAAAATACAGTCATCAGTAATGCAAAGGTTGTAATCAGTAACAACAAAATAATATCCATCAACGGCAAGATGCCAAACAAAGCAAAAGTTATTGATGGTACTGGTAAATGGTTAATACCTGGCCTTGTAGATATGCATGTGCACAATCTCGCTGATGTAAACTTTAGCAACAGCTATCCAACAAAAGGTGCCACAATTTTCACAGACACACAAGATTTTATGATGCTGTATGTGGCTAATGGCGTAACCACTGCATTTGAATTAAGTGCCAGAGTTGAACACTTTGGGCAGAGAAATGAAATAATAAAAGGTACTGTTGCAGGACCCCGAATAGCTTTAGCCACATTAATTGACGGCGGTGAAGGATCTGGCAATATAGCTAACAATGCTGAAGAAGGTCGACAGACAGTTCGAATAGCAAAGGTACAAGGTTATGAGTTTATCAAAGTTTATGGTCATTTGAATGTAGAAACTTTTAAAGCAATTGTCGATGAAGCGCTAAAACAAAGAATGAAAGTCATTGGCCACATCCCACTTTCCTTTGAAGGAAGAGTTCAGGAAGCTTTTATTCCTCATTATGATATGGTGGCTCATGCGGAGGAATTTGCAAGGCTTAGCAAAAATTACAATTATGAAGATGCTGTGTACTTTGCGAAGCTTGCTAAACAAAACAATACATGGTTTTCTCCCACATTAATTACAATGTCATGGATTGCAAAACAAACCCGTTCCCTAGATAGCTTACGAAGCCTGTCAAGCCTACAATATGTACTCCCTTTAATGCAAAGCAAGTGGCTCAGTTATAATGCATATAACAGGGAAAGCAGCCCCGAAAGAATTGCATATTTTGACCGATTGGTAAACTTTAACAATATGCTTGTGAAAGCTTTTAAAGCAGAGGGCGTTCCTATTGTCGCCGGAACGGATGCAGGTACCTCTGGGGTAATTTGGGGCTTTGCGCTGCATGATGAACTAGCGTTATTGGTAAATGCGGGTCTCACTCCTGAGGAAGCATTGGCATCTGCGACGCGTTTGCCAGCTACATGGCTTGAAATTGAGGACAAGATAGGAACTGTTGAAACTGGAAAGTTTGCAGACTTGATATTACTTAATGCAAACCCATTGGTAGATATCAGAAACACGAAGAATATTGCAGGCGTGTTTATCAATGGCAAATGGTTTAGCAAAGCAAACATTGATAAGAACCTATCCAAAATTGCACAGAAGAATAAGTTAAATAAAAGCAAGTTTGATTGGAACAAAAGAAAAATGTACTAACAAAACTTCGCCTAACACGGTATTCTTAACCCTCGCTATGCTTTGAGCTTCGGCTACACAAATCTGTTGTGGGAAATAATAATTGATGAAAAGAGGTAAACTGATTAAACTAAAGCCAGGGTTACCTTATGAAGCTATTATAATTTTAATATTATTTCCAATCGCTATAATTTTATGCCTCTGGCAGTGCAGCATCAAAGGTGAATGGACTATTTATTGATAGCTTCTGGGGCATTGATTGCATTTCGCTTCTTTAGTTAGCTATACAATGTTAGTTTCAAGAAATTTAAAATTGCAGGCGGAGTACTAACTCACTTTTGTTAACTAGCTCAAGTTATACCCTTATGTTAATTTAATCACTAGTATTAATAAACGGCGATAGTAAGATGAAAATTAGCTTTAGACGTGAGTGACGTTTGTTTCTACTAAAAAGAGTGGCAATTTTTGCTAGGTTGATTTAAAAGCTTACCATAGATTATCCATCATCCCAATAAATCTGATTAAAGATCTAAAAACATTGCTGATTATACTTATTAATAAATGTAATAAGGATTTCTGACCTGTCTCCCCCCATTCTTAAAGCATGATCCCATAGCAGCTAAACCTCTTTGGAGTAGGTTCGGTTATGTAGTTTTTTGATCTAAATTAAAACCTTAAGAACCCGCTTATTTCAGCAAAATAGTACTTTTTTGTTTCTTAAGTAACAAAAAAGTACTAAAAAAATCCTCCTTATTACTTTCTTTATTTTATCCTTTTTATAAACTAATACTGGTTTCACTTTCCTGCACGCAACGTGTTCTGACAGAAAACTTATTTCCTAACCATATGAACATCAACAGCAATTAAGTATTTACCGCAAGCGAAATATTGCTTAATATGTAGCCCATACCTTTTGTAGGAACGTAAAAAATTAGGAAGGTATCGTAAAGGATATCATTTATTTTACTGCTGTGTTTAAGAACCACGTTCAAGCAACCAGAACTTGTCCAAAATAAAGCCGGTGTGCTTTTGGAGTTTTTCCTCTTGTTTGACCCATCCAGATCACCCTTTCTTGTTCAACCCACCCTTAAACTTTTATTAAGCGAAGGCTTAAAAACCCTCCTGCTTGATGCTATTTACTTGTTTGTTTCATTTTAATAACACGCCTATGTTAGCAATGAACTTTCGCGGGCCCTATCAAATCAGGGCAGACCGTAACCGGCCGGAGCCGGAAATCAAGCATCCCATGGATGCCATTGTCCGGGTCACCCGATCCTTGATCTGTGGATCGGACCTGCACCTGTACCATGGCTTGGTGCCGGACACCCGTGTGGGCATGACCTTTGGCCATGAATTTACAGGTATAGTAGAAGAAGTTGGATCCGGGGTAAAAAAACTGAAGGTAGGCGACCATGTACTGGTGCCCTTCAACATTGCCTGCGGTTCCTGTCCGCATTGCAAGCAGGAACTTTATGGCAACTGCCATGAGGCAAATGCTGAAGCCACGGCCGTCGGTGGCTTTTTTGGCTATGCCCACACGGGGGGAGGCTATGATGGGGGACAGGCAGAATACGTTCGGGTACCCTACGCCGATGTGAGCCCCACCGTAATCCCGGAAGGTATGGATCCGGAAAACGCCGTGCTCCTGACTGATGTGGTGCCCACCGGCTACCAGGCTGCAGAGCAGGGTGGCATCCAGAAAGGTGATACCGTAGTAGTGTTTGGCGCCGGCCCGGTTGGTCTTTTGGCAGCCCGCTTTTCCTGGTTTTTCGGCGCCGGAAGAGTCATCGTAATTGATGAATTAGAATACCGCCTGGAGTTTGCCCGCAAGTTTGCTTTTGCCGAGGCTTATAACTTCAGGGAAATGGATGACCCGGTGGTATTCTTGAAAAAGGCCACCGATTATTTTGGGGCTGACGTGTGTATTGATGCGGTGGGCTGCGATGCCACCGGCAGTGCCTTTCAAAACATTACCGGTAAGGGACTGCTGCTGCAGGCTGGCAATGCCACCGCCTTTCACTGGGCTGTTAACTCCGTTAAAAAAGGCGGTATCGTGTCCATCATTGGTGTATATGGTCCGCCCTGGAACC contains these protein-coding regions:
- the ilvC gene encoding ketol-acid reductoisomerase, translating into MATINFGGVDETVITRDEFPLSKAREVLKDEVIAVIGYGVQGPGQALNMRDNGFNVIVGQRKDSPSWERAISDGFVEGETLFSIEEAAERGTIICNLLSDAGQIAVWPTLKEKLTPGKTLYFSHGFGITFKEQTNIIPPADVDVILVAPKGSGTSLRRLFLAGGGLNSSFAVFQDASGKAFEKAVAMGIGVGSGYLFETDFKKEVYSDLTGERGVLMGALAGIIEAQYQVLRQRGHSPSEAFNETVEELTQSLVPLVGENGMDWMFSNCSVTAQRGALDWKGKFREATLPVLNELYDSVASGKEAERTIQRGSTPGYRQELEAELKEVRDSELWQTGAVVRKLRSK
- the ilvA gene encoding threonine ammonia-lyase IlvA, whose amino-acid sequence is MDKDIVLDTVVSVGNVERAARNLRGVISKTPLLQNLWLSQTYNADVYLKREDLQVVRSYKIRGAYNKISTLTPEESEKEIVCSSAGNHAQGVAYACQLLGIKGYIFMPANTPAQKVNKVRMFGKDKVEIVLTGATYDDTFKAAKTFCDERGSTFIPPFDDMAIVEGQATVGLEILRDASFSIDYLFMPIGGGGLAAGVSSIFKQISPQTKLIGVQPLGAPSMYKSIKENKRQVLETIDSFVDGAAVKSPGELTFEICKELLDDIVLVPEGQICEDILKMYNEEGVVLEPAGTLSISALKAYAEQIAGKNIVCVVSGSNNDITRMEDIKERAMQHQGLKHYFMVTFSQKPGALRTFVNKVLHPDDDIIHFQYIKKNNKEKGPVFIGVEVKQPHDVEAIKARMSEEGFTYEYLNGKQDFLNLLV
- a CDS encoding amidohydrolase family protein; this translates as MKSKYVLIVTFFITLLYADKAKPQSIQNSNRLQADNRETYIIKNVNIIPMTIENTVISNAKVVISNNKIISINGKMPNKAKVIDGTGKWLIPGLVDMHVHNLADVNFSNSYPTKGATIFTDTQDFMMLYVANGVTTAFELSARVEHFGQRNEIIKGTVAGPRIALATLIDGGEGSGNIANNAEEGRQTVRIAKVQGYEFIKVYGHLNVETFKAIVDEALKQRMKVIGHIPLSFEGRVQEAFIPHYDMVAHAEEFARLSKNYNYEDAVYFAKLAKQNNTWFSPTLITMSWIAKQTRSLDSLRSLSSLQYVLPLMQSKWLSYNAYNRESSPERIAYFDRLVNFNNMLVKAFKAEGVPIVAGTDAGTSGVIWGFALHDELALLVNAGLTPEEALASATRLPATWLEIEDKIGTVETGKFADLILLNANPLVDIRNTKNIAGVFINGKWFSKANIDKNLSKIAQKNKLNKSKFDWNKRKMY
- a CDS encoding zinc-dependent alcohol dehydrogenase, whose protein sequence is MLAMNFRGPYQIRADRNRPEPEIKHPMDAIVRVTRSLICGSDLHLYHGLVPDTRVGMTFGHEFTGIVEEVGSGVKKLKVGDHVLVPFNIACGSCPHCKQELYGNCHEANAEATAVGGFFGYAHTGGGYDGGQAEYVRVPYADVSPTVIPEGMDPENAVLLTDVVPTGYQAAEQGGIQKGDTVVVFGAGPVGLLAARFSWFFGAGRVIVIDELEYRLEFARKFAFAEAYNFREMDDPVVFLKKATDYFGADVCIDAVGCDATGSAFQNITGKGLLLQAGNATAFHWAVNSVKKGGIVSIIGVYGPPWNLVPLGSIMNKGITIRGNQASVKRLLPKMIDHIMSGRINPKEIITHRFPLEEIPDAYRMFSKKMDNIIKPLLIPPRANA